In Liquorilactobacillus hordei DSM 19519, the following proteins share a genomic window:
- a CDS encoding helix-turn-helix domain-containing protein, with protein sequence MTKFNLELRISIVTEYLTGISSIQLARKYHIANNETILLWVHRFNRFGIAGLKPKSMNLEYSSEFKIEVLNWKQQHKASLPETALHFNLSSPSTIWQWQRKFDLEGLSGLNRVRGNPKTMSKHKKVTKPTTAQIQARHDKNELKQLKQENKMLRIENEFLKKLDALDHEKSAHEKP encoded by the coding sequence ATGACTAAATTTAATTTAGAGTTACGGATTTCTATTGTGACAGAATATTTAACGGGTATTAGTTCCATTCAATTGGCCAGAAAATACCATATTGCCAACAATGAAACGATTCTCCTATGGGTTCATCGCTTTAATCGTTTTGGCATTGCAGGATTAAAACCGAAATCTATGAATTTGGAATACTCTAGTGAATTCAAGATAGAAGTATTAAACTGGAAACAACAGCACAAAGCTTCGCTTCCAGAAACAGCACTACATTTCAACCTCTCTTCACCAAGTACTATCTGGCAATGGCAAAGAAAGTTTGATTTAGAGGGGCTCAGTGGACTAAATAGAGTGAGAGGAAATCCAAAGACTATGTCTAAACATAAAAAAGTGACCAAACCCACAACGGCACAAATCCAAGCACGCCACGATAAAAATGAGTTAAAGCAACTCAAGCAAGAAAATAAGATGTTAAGAATCGAGAACGAATTTTTAAAAAAACTCGATGCCTTAGATCACGAAAAATCAGCTCACGAGAAACCGTGA
- a CDS encoding CPBP family intramembrane glutamic endopeptidase, with protein MNIRKNSLVLLVTYLVVMLFPSILFAIFQNNSLLFIATTILGIAGIFFMFYLNYKLPFKNRLEEKSSSMTSILLLGVVGTFLALIIQKVSMFAEVYLLHQSAVSENTSQIMTIVSHYPYYLIYVTIAAPVMEEFIFRKVFFGNIATFINPISAVLISSILFSIAHADGHYLTYACLGIVLSFIYYKAHDIKAPIITHILMNLLIVALQLK; from the coding sequence ATGAATATTAGAAAAAATTCGCTAGTGTTACTCGTAACATATCTTGTTGTTATGTTATTTCCAAGTATTCTTTTTGCAATATTCCAAAATAATTCTTTATTATTCATCGCAACTACTATCTTGGGAATCGCAGGAATATTTTTTATGTTCTATCTTAATTATAAACTGCCATTTAAAAATAGACTTGAAGAAAAATCAAGCTCGATGACTTCAATACTATTGTTAGGAGTTGTTGGAACCTTCTTAGCTCTTATTATCCAGAAAGTTTCCATGTTTGCTGAAGTTTATTTGCTACATCAATCGGCGGTTTCTGAAAATACAAGTCAGATAATGACAATTGTCTCTCACTATCCTTATTATTTAATATACGTAACAATCGCCGCGCCAGTAATGGAAGAATTCATATTTCGGAAAGTCTTTTTTGGTAATATTGCAACCTTCATTAACCCTATAAGCGCTGTCCTTATTTCCAGTATTCTTTTCAGCATTGCCCATGCTGACGGACATTATTTAACCTATGCTTGTCTAGGAATAGTTTTAAGTTTCATATACTACAAGGCTCATGATATCAAAGCACCGATAATTACCCATATACTCATGAACCTTCTTATTGTTGCTTTGCAATTAAAATAA
- a CDS encoding IS3 family transposase → MFKKTRCLRSRKISSRETVTLIDDLRRVFKTSISFILKAVKVPRSTYYYTKHSQGREYENDQVIQAIDEIRQTDAKYTQKYGYRRITLVMHEQGFKVNHKRVLRIMKEQGWTCQAFNKQTRKYNSYKGTVGRIAKNKLHRRFKTDRPYQKLVADVSEFRYGQMSQSERIYLEPIMDLFSGEILAFNISAHPTLEFALKPLKEALDGLPELPYRTTVHTDQGFQYQHKQWQKTLKTHHTFQSMSRKATCLDNAAMESFFHLMKAEMMDEHFENSESLAQAMTEWIEFYNNRRIRTKLKGKSPVQYRELANQLAA, encoded by the coding sequence ATTTTTAAAAAAACTCGATGCCTTAGATCACGAAAAATCAGCTCACGAGAAACCGTGACCTTAATTGATGATCTGAGGCGGGTCTTCAAAACGTCGATTAGTTTTATCCTTAAAGCCGTTAAGGTACCACGTAGCACGTACTATTACACTAAGCACAGTCAGGGACGAGAATATGAGAATGACCAGGTTATCCAAGCCATTGATGAAATTCGGCAAACAGATGCCAAGTATACTCAAAAATACGGTTACCGTCGCATAACGTTAGTTATGCATGAACAGGGATTTAAAGTTAATCATAAACGCGTCCTCCGAATTATGAAGGAGCAAGGCTGGACATGTCAGGCCTTTAATAAGCAAACTCGCAAATATAACTCATACAAAGGAACTGTTGGTAGAATAGCCAAAAATAAGTTACACCGTCGATTCAAGACAGATCGACCATATCAAAAACTCGTCGCCGACGTTAGTGAATTTCGATACGGTCAGATGAGTCAAAGTGAGCGAATCTATTTAGAACCCATCATGGATTTATTTTCGGGTGAAATTTTGGCATTTAACATTAGTGCACACCCAACTCTTGAATTTGCGTTGAAACCACTAAAAGAAGCATTAGATGGATTACCTGAGCTTCCTTATAGAACAACGGTACACACAGATCAAGGATTTCAGTATCAACATAAACAGTGGCAAAAAACGCTTAAAACTCATCATACCTTTCAGAGTATGTCCCGTAAGGCTACCTGCTTAGATAACGCCGCCATGGAATCATTTTTTCATCTCATGAAAGCAGAGATGATGGATGAACACTTCGAAAATTCAGAGAGTCTCGCGCAAGCGATGACTGAATGGATTGAATTTTATAATAACCGTAGAATCAGGACCAAACTAAAAGGCAAGTCACCGGTACAATACCGAGAACTTGCCAATCAGTTAGCAGCTTAA
- a CDS encoding redox-sensing transcriptional repressor Rex, giving the protein MVTSKIPHATAKRLPIYYRYLHFLSDAGKQRISSTELADAVKVDSATIRRDFSYFGALGKRGYGYDVDSLLAFFKKTLNQDQLTNVALIGVGNLGHALLNYNFHQSNNVRISAAFDINQDITGTIQSSVPVYDMADMKEQLTVQQIEIVILTVPSSVAQQVTNELVEVGIKGILNFTPLRITVPNTVRVQNVDLTNELQTLIYFLNKFGDEEENLLD; this is encoded by the coding sequence ATGGTAACATCAAAAATTCCTCATGCGACAGCCAAAAGACTGCCAATTTATTATCGCTACTTACATTTTTTATCAGATGCAGGGAAGCAAAGAATTTCATCAACTGAACTTGCAGATGCCGTTAAGGTTGATTCTGCAACAATTAGGAGAGACTTCTCGTACTTCGGTGCGCTAGGAAAACGAGGATATGGCTATGATGTTGATAGTTTGCTCGCTTTCTTTAAAAAGACTTTGAACCAAGATCAATTAACCAATGTAGCTTTGATTGGTGTCGGTAATTTGGGACATGCCCTTTTAAATTATAACTTCCATCAGAGCAACAATGTACGTATTAGTGCAGCTTTTGATATTAACCAAGATATTACGGGAACGATTCAAAGTAGTGTGCCAGTTTATGATATGGCCGATATGAAAGAACAGTTAACTGTTCAACAAATCGAAATTGTAATTTTAACTGTTCCATCTAGCGTTGCTCAACAAGTTACAAATGAACTTGTTGAAGTTGGAATCAAAGGAATTCTTAATTTTACACCACTTAGAATTACAGTTCCTAACACCGTAAGAGTTCAAAATGTTGATTTAACAAATGAATTACAAACACTAATTTATTTTTTAAATAAGTTTGGTGATGAGGAAGAAAATCTACTAGACTAA
- the groES gene encoding co-chaperone GroES: MLKPLGDRVILEVQKDEEQTVGGIVIASNAQEKPQTGKVVAVGAGRVLDNGEKVALSVKVGETVLFDKYAGTEVKYEEKGYLVVHEKDIVAIVD; the protein is encoded by the coding sequence GTGCTTAAACCTTTAGGAGATCGTGTTATTTTGGAAGTTCAAAAAGATGAGGAACAAACTGTTGGCGGCATAGTAATTGCTAGCAATGCTCAAGAAAAGCCACAAACAGGAAAAGTGGTTGCTGTTGGTGCAGGCCGAGTTTTAGATAACGGTGAAAAGGTTGCTTTATCAGTTAAAGTCGGTGAAACGGTTTTGTTTGATAAATATGCTGGCACAGAAGTCAAATACGAAGAAAAAGGGTATTTGGTTGTTCATGAAAAAGATATTGTTGCAATTGTAGACTAA